One Solea senegalensis isolate Sse05_10M linkage group LG13, IFAPA_SoseM_1, whole genome shotgun sequence DNA segment encodes these proteins:
- the znf346 gene encoding zinc finger protein 346, with the protein MAVVMQTEDFPYLPTGPAEVNKMIKEHGDLFSDSQCKVCNAVLISESQKLTHYQSKKHANKMRRYISMQNEEPAVKKLKPSPASDCNNGDTDRTKVCPLCNMTFSSPVIAESHYQGKVHAKKLKLMMVGLQDPAASQKAAAAAAAAAAAAAVAAAQPKKKPADDVSDVPVAGGCNKNNNNNPDRFCSTCQASFNNPLMAQQHYEGKKHRKRMTKLKLMETYGPSTAPASTQQGYQCTVCKIELNSVEQYQSHITGAKHKNQMKKLGKNSADNQESAEPSHGGSGDDNKFPSGDEQYAAAEDQYAPTNEPFAPEDYQYGAGEEAYAAGDNQYTPEDKQYSEEYQYT; encoded by the exons TAAATAAGATGATAAAGGAGCACGGCGACCTGTTTTCTGACTCCCAGTGTAAAGTCTGCAATGCTGTCCTCATTTCTGAGTCTCAGAAGTTGACGCATTATCAG AGCAAGAAACATGCTAACAAAATGCGGCGATACATCTCCATGCAAAATGAGGAGCCGGCTGTGAAAAAGTTAAAGCCATCACCTGCGagt GATTGTAATAATGGAGACACTGATCGGACTAAGGTGTGTCCTCTGTGTAACATGACGTTCTCCTCTCCCGTGATCGCCGAGTCTCACTACCAAGGCAAAGTACACGCCAAGAAACTGAAGCTGATGATGGTCGGCCTCCAGGACCCCG cagcctctcaaaaagcagcagcagcagcagcggcggccgcagcagcagcagcggtggccGCAGCTCAGCCAAAGAAGAAACCCGCAGATGACGTGAGCGATGTGCCGGTGGCGGGCGgctgtaacaaaaacaacaacaacaacccggACCGTTTCTGCTCCACCTGCCAGGCCTCCTTCAACAACCCACTCATGGCCCAGCAGCACTACGAGGGCAAGAAGCATAGAAAACGCATGACCAAGCTCAAACTGATGGAGACGTACGGTCCGTCCACAGCGCCAG CTTCCACACAACAAGGCTACCAGTGTACTGTCTGTAAGATTGAACTTAACTCTGTGGAGCAGTACCAGTCTCACATCACCGGTGCAAAACATAAGAACCA AATGAAGAAATTAGGCAAAAACTCCGCTGACAACCAAGAAAGTGCAGAACCATCGCACGGCGGCAGCGGCGACGACAACAAGTTCCCCAGTGGAGACGAGCAGTACGCCGCAGCAGAAGACCAGTACGCTCCCACAAACGAGCCGTTTGCCCCCGAGGATTACCAGTACGGAGCTGGAGAGGAGGCGTACGCAGCCGGAGACAACCAGTACACGCCCGAGGACAAGCAGTACTCAGAGGAGTACCAGTACACTTGA